One region of Hymenobacter sediminicola genomic DNA includes:
- a CDS encoding EVE domain-containing protein produces the protein MNYWLVKSEPEAYSWADLLRDGGTDWTGVRNYQARNFLQQMQPGDLVLYYHSVSEKQVVGIAEVAAPASPDATAEAGSGWVAVHLKPQHALQQPVSLARIKQDERLNQIGLLRQSRLSVMPLKAAEFDTILELGA, from the coding sequence TTGAACTACTGGCTCGTCAAATCCGAACCTGAAGCCTATTCCTGGGCCGACCTTCTGCGCGACGGCGGCACCGACTGGACCGGCGTACGCAACTACCAGGCCCGCAACTTCCTCCAGCAGATGCAGCCCGGCGACTTGGTGCTCTATTACCACAGCGTAAGCGAAAAGCAGGTGGTGGGTATAGCCGAAGTAGCAGCCCCGGCCTCCCCCGATGCCACTGCCGAAGCCGGAAGCGGCTGGGTGGCCGTGCATCTGAAACCCCAACATGCGCTGCAGCAACCGGTTTCGCTGGCCCGTATCAAGCAAGATGAACGCCTCAACCAGATTGGGCTACTGCGCCAGTCGCGCCTGTCAGTGATGCCGTTAAAAGCCGCAGAATTCGATACGATTCTGGAGTTAGGCGCATAA
- the polX gene encoding DNA polymerase/3'-5' exonuclease PolX: protein MDNRALIRAFRLTAQLMELHEENPFKIRAYEGTANALEQLSVPVADIERHGLPDRTGLSKTAAAKVAEMLDTGSFDELTRLLAATPPGVVELLKVKGIGPKKIRSLWKELGIEGPEQLREAAQNDEVSKLKGFGQKTQEAILAALEFTDQSRGKLLYPQAEELAEDLLGRLQAVAGVEQAAVAGEVRRRLETIENVALVAATTQPAAVHALLNTLDGLTTDPRRSGPFAWRGTATASGVKVEVLLVAPQDFVNQLLLNSAAEEHLTGALAEENQPGQPATLRQWLKREQFASEQDIYQRAGLQYVEPELREGLWELPLARENKLPHLLEDSDLRGSLHNHSTYSDGSHSLREMATFLRDNGYEYLGICDHSQAAHYANGLQPERVRQQQREIDELNQELAPFRIFKGIESDILSDGSLDYPPTVLETFDFIVASVHSNLKMDERKATTRVLRAIENPYTTMLGHPTGRLLLRREGYPLDHKAIIDACAKHNVIIEINANPWRLDLDWRWVHYALDQGVQLSINPDAHHTNGYADMRYGVFMGRKGGLTREMTFNAKTAAEVADYFAQRKANIKPPLEFQDSLFG from the coding sequence TTGGACAACCGCGCCCTGATTCGTGCCTTCCGCCTGACGGCCCAGCTGATGGAGCTGCACGAAGAAAATCCGTTTAAAATCCGGGCATACGAAGGCACCGCCAACGCGCTGGAACAGCTCAGTGTACCGGTGGCCGACATCGAGCGGCATGGCCTGCCCGACCGCACTGGCCTGAGCAAAACAGCCGCCGCCAAAGTGGCCGAAATGCTCGATACCGGCTCGTTTGATGAACTGACGCGCCTGCTGGCCGCTACGCCTCCTGGCGTGGTAGAGCTGCTGAAGGTGAAAGGCATTGGCCCCAAGAAAATCCGCAGCCTGTGGAAAGAACTGGGTATCGAAGGGCCCGAGCAGCTGCGCGAAGCCGCCCAGAACGACGAGGTGAGCAAGCTCAAAGGCTTCGGCCAGAAAACGCAGGAAGCTATTCTGGCGGCCCTCGAATTCACGGACCAGAGCCGCGGCAAGCTGCTGTATCCGCAGGCCGAAGAGCTGGCCGAGGACCTACTGGGCCGCCTCCAAGCTGTGGCCGGCGTGGAGCAAGCCGCCGTAGCTGGTGAAGTGCGCCGCCGCCTCGAAACCATCGAAAATGTAGCCCTCGTGGCCGCCACAACTCAGCCTGCGGCTGTGCACGCGCTACTCAATACGTTGGATGGCCTGACTACTGACCCACGCCGTAGCGGCCCGTTTGCGTGGCGAGGTACGGCTACAGCATCGGGCGTGAAGGTGGAAGTGCTGCTGGTGGCTCCGCAGGATTTCGTAAATCAATTGCTGCTGAACTCGGCGGCTGAGGAGCACCTGACCGGCGCGCTGGCCGAAGAAAACCAGCCGGGCCAACCCGCCACGCTACGCCAGTGGCTGAAACGGGAACAATTTGCCTCAGAGCAGGACATATACCAGCGCGCCGGCCTGCAATACGTGGAGCCCGAGCTGCGCGAAGGCCTATGGGAATTGCCGCTGGCTCGCGAAAATAAGCTGCCCCATCTGCTGGAAGATAGTGACCTGCGCGGCTCCTTGCACAACCACAGCACCTACTCCGACGGCAGCCACAGCCTGCGCGAAATGGCCACTTTCCTGCGCGACAACGGCTACGAGTACCTCGGCATCTGCGACCATTCGCAGGCGGCACACTACGCCAACGGCCTGCAGCCGGAGCGGGTGCGCCAGCAGCAGCGCGAAATTGATGAGTTGAACCAGGAATTGGCGCCGTTCCGCATCTTCAAGGGTATTGAGTCGGATATCCTGTCGGATGGCTCGTTGGACTACCCGCCGACGGTGCTCGAAACCTTCGATTTCATTGTCGCCTCGGTGCACTCCAACCTGAAAATGGACGAGCGCAAAGCCACCACGCGCGTGCTGCGGGCCATCGAAAACCCCTACACCACCATGCTGGGCCACCCTACGGGCCGCCTACTGCTGCGCCGCGAAGGTTACCCCCTCGACCACAAAGCCATCATCGACGCCTGCGCCAAGCACAACGTCATCATCGAAATCAATGCCAACCCCTGGCGCCTCGACTTGGACTGGCGCTGGGTGCACTACGCACTAGACCAGGGCGTGCAACTTAGTATCAATCCCGACGCGCACCACACCAACGGCTACGCCGATATGCGCTACGGCGTGTTTATGGGCCGCAAAGGCGGGCTGACCCGCGAGATGACCTTCAACGCCAAAACGGCCGCGGAAGTAGCTGATTATTTCGCCCAGCGCAAAGCCAATATCAAGCCGCCGCTGGAGTTCCAGGATTCGCTGTTTGGGTAG
- a CDS encoding glycosyltransferase family 9 protein, which yields MKILILRFSSIGDIVLTTPVVRAVRQQVSGAVVHFCTKPSYRGIMAANPYVDKVHCLTGSLRELVAELKAEQFDFVVDLHNNLRTTLLKAQLGVKSASFDKLNGRKWLLVNLKINTLPPIHIVDRYLAAAAPLGVKNDGEGLDYFIPPQDEVDLTVALPAGFQRGYVAFAIGAQHATKRLPVERIIELCGLLRRPVVLLGGPEDESTGHIIELAFDKGAAASPPAEGRIPDSPYYFPAQVPGGQPSTVIYNACGKFNLNQSASLVKQASLVVSHDTGLMHIAAAFRKEIFSIWGNTVPEFGMYPYRTEFRVLEVQGLSCRPCSKIGYAKCPQGHFKCMRDIQFNLGLPPAHDGR from the coding sequence ATGAAAATCCTGATTCTGCGCTTTTCCTCCATCGGCGACATTGTGCTGACCACGCCCGTGGTGCGGGCTGTGAGGCAGCAGGTGTCAGGCGCGGTGGTGCATTTCTGTACCAAGCCCAGCTACCGCGGCATCATGGCTGCCAACCCCTACGTCGATAAGGTACATTGCCTCACTGGCTCACTACGCGAGCTAGTGGCTGAATTGAAGGCGGAGCAGTTCGATTTCGTAGTGGATTTGCATAACAACCTGCGCACCACGTTGCTCAAAGCGCAACTGGGCGTGAAGTCGGCCAGCTTCGATAAGCTGAACGGCCGTAAATGGCTGCTCGTAAATCTGAAAATAAACACGCTGCCGCCCATCCACATCGTAGACCGATACCTGGCTGCTGCCGCACCGTTGGGCGTGAAAAACGATGGTGAAGGGCTGGATTATTTTATTCCGCCTCAGGACGAAGTAGACCTCACTGTTGCGCTGCCAGCTGGATTTCAGCGCGGCTACGTGGCGTTTGCTATTGGGGCGCAGCACGCTACCAAGCGGCTACCCGTAGAGCGCATCATCGAGTTATGCGGGTTGCTGCGGCGGCCGGTAGTGCTGCTCGGTGGCCCTGAGGATGAGAGTACTGGTCACATCATCGAGTTGGCTTTCGATAAGGGGGCCGCCGCTTCGCCACCCGCCGAGGGCCGCATTCCAGATAGTCCGTACTACTTCCCGGCTCAAGTACCTGGCGGCCAACCTAGCACTGTCATCTACAATGCCTGCGGCAAATTCAACCTGAATCAGTCGGCATCATTAGTGAAGCAGGCCAGCTTGGTAGTAAGCCACGATACTGGCCTGATGCACATTGCGGCGGCATTTCGGAAGGAGATTTTCAGCATCTGGGGCAACACGGTACCCGAGTTCGGCATGTACCCTTACCGCACCGAATTTCGGGTGCTGGAGGTGCAAGGCCTATCGTGCCGGCCATGCTCTAAAATAGGCTACGCGAAGTGCCCGCAAGGCCACTTCAAATGCATGCGCGACATCCAATTCAATCTGGGTTTGCCGCCCGCGCACGATGGCCGGTAG
- a CDS encoding phosphoribosylpyrophosphate synthetase, whose product MSLYSYDTLSEAMHDLQQRGYDQDFNLTNDYLHCPGLDLELYPQHFQVREVYRFEGETDPGDENVLYAIESNQGVKGLLVSAFGAYSEPINDELMHKLNMPQA is encoded by the coding sequence ATGAGCCTTTATTCCTACGACACCCTCAGCGAAGCCATGCACGACTTGCAGCAGCGCGGCTACGACCAAGATTTCAACCTCACCAACGACTACCTGCACTGCCCCGGCCTCGATTTGGAGCTGTACCCGCAGCATTTTCAGGTGCGTGAGGTCTACCGCTTCGAAGGCGAAACCGACCCAGGCGACGAAAACGTGCTATACGCTATTGAATCCAACCAGGGAGTAAAAGGGCTACTGGTAAGCGCCTTCGGGGCCTACTCCGAACCCATCAATGACGAGCTGATGCACAAACTCAACATGCCTCAGGCCTAA
- a CDS encoding OsmC family protein, which translates to MLEAPEKSVLVKVGPEALLADVQAGRHTWFVDEPVEVGGQDRGPTPYDLLLSALGACTAITLRLYATQKKWPLEGIEVRLRHQRVHEQDCEKCEQPGHMLEEVQKELRLLGPLTEEQRQRLELISQKCPVQKTLTNSLRIVTRLVPADTGFSA; encoded by the coding sequence ATGCTGGAGGCACCTGAGAAATCTGTACTGGTAAAAGTCGGTCCGGAGGCGCTGCTGGCCGATGTGCAGGCCGGCCGCCACACGTGGTTTGTGGATGAGCCCGTAGAAGTTGGCGGCCAAGACCGGGGCCCAACTCCGTACGACCTGCTGCTTTCGGCGCTGGGGGCCTGTACGGCCATCACGCTACGCCTCTACGCCACCCAGAAAAAGTGGCCGCTCGAGGGCATTGAAGTGCGCCTGCGCCACCAGCGCGTGCATGAGCAAGATTGCGAAAAGTGCGAACAGCCCGGCCACATGCTGGAAGAAGTGCAGAAGGAACTTCGCCTGTTAGGTCCCCTTACCGAAGAGCAGCGCCAGCGTCTCGAGCTCATTTCGCAGAAATGCCCGGTGCAGAAAACCCTGACCAATAGTCTGCGCATCGTCACGCGGCTGGTGCCGGCCGATACTGGTTTTTCCGCCTAG
- a CDS encoding UBP-type zinc finger domain-containing protein — protein sequence MALCAHLSALDADNLLVPDQLICPECVALGDRWVHLRTCQTCGHVGCCDDSKNKHATKHFHATQHPVVASAELGEQWVWCYVDEQMAEY from the coding sequence ATGGCTCTTTGTGCTCATCTGTCGGCGCTTGATGCCGACAACCTCTTGGTACCGGATCAGCTTATCTGCCCCGAGTGCGTCGCCCTCGGCGACCGTTGGGTACACCTGCGCACATGCCAGACGTGCGGCCACGTCGGCTGCTGCGACGACTCCAAGAACAAGCACGCAACCAAGCATTTTCATGCTACCCAGCATCCGGTAGTTGCCTCCGCCGAGCTTGGCGAGCAGTGGGTGTGGTGCTACGTCGACGAGCAAATGGCGGAGTACTGA
- the serS gene encoding serine--tRNA ligase encodes MLQVSVLKEHTEAVLAGLAKRNYKTAEADVQAILTLDQRRKDLQTSHDSAQAEANELARQIGGLMKAGNKAEAEVLKARTAELKQHTKAHTEELIEVEKELQQTLYKLPNLPHSSVPAGFSADDNEVVREVGNKPELYAAAKPHWDLIEQYDIIDFALGNKITGAGFPVYKGQGARLQRALINFFLDEARNASYTEIQPPILVNEASGYGTGQLPDKEGQMYHATADDLYLIPTAEVPITNLYRDEIVPVDQLPIRNAGYTPCFRREAGSWGAHVRGLNRLHQFDKVEIVQITQPENSYEALEGMVAHIEGLLQKLGLPYRVLRLCGGDMGFTSALTFDLEVWSAAQQRWLEVSSASNFETYQANRLKLRYRTENGKPQLLHTLNGSALALPRIVAALLENNQQEDGIHLPEVLHSYCGFSKIG; translated from the coding sequence ATGCTGCAAGTTTCTGTCCTGAAAGAACACACCGAGGCCGTGCTGGCGGGCCTGGCCAAGAGAAATTATAAAACTGCCGAAGCCGACGTGCAGGCCATCCTGACGCTCGACCAGCGCCGGAAAGATCTGCAAACCTCCCACGACTCGGCTCAAGCGGAGGCGAACGAGCTGGCCCGGCAGATTGGGGGCCTCATGAAAGCCGGCAACAAAGCCGAAGCCGAGGTTTTGAAGGCCCGTACTGCCGAACTGAAGCAACACACCAAAGCGCACACCGAGGAACTGATTGAGGTAGAGAAAGAGCTGCAACAGACCCTCTACAAGCTGCCCAACCTGCCCCATAGCAGCGTACCAGCCGGTTTTTCGGCCGATGACAACGAAGTAGTGCGGGAAGTAGGCAATAAGCCGGAACTGTATGCGGCCGCTAAACCGCACTGGGACCTGATTGAGCAGTACGACATCATTGATTTCGCCCTGGGCAACAAGATTACCGGCGCGGGCTTTCCGGTGTACAAAGGCCAAGGCGCCCGTCTGCAGCGTGCCCTCATCAACTTTTTCTTGGACGAGGCACGTAATGCCAGCTACACAGAGATTCAGCCGCCGATTCTGGTAAACGAGGCCAGCGGCTACGGCACCGGTCAGCTACCCGATAAGGAAGGTCAGATGTACCACGCCACCGCCGACGACCTGTACCTGATTCCGACAGCTGAGGTTCCCATCACAAACCTGTACCGCGACGAAATAGTGCCCGTTGACCAGCTGCCCATCCGGAATGCCGGTTACACGCCGTGTTTCCGCCGGGAGGCTGGCTCCTGGGGTGCGCACGTGCGCGGCCTCAACCGCCTGCATCAGTTCGACAAAGTAGAAATTGTGCAGATTACGCAGCCGGAGAACAGCTACGAGGCGCTGGAAGGCATGGTAGCCCACATCGAAGGGCTGTTGCAGAAGCTGGGCCTTCCCTACCGCGTGCTGCGCCTCTGCGGCGGCGACATGGGCTTCACGTCCGCCCTCACCTTCGACCTGGAAGTGTGGAGCGCCGCTCAGCAGCGTTGGCTGGAAGTCAGTTCGGCATCGAACTTCGAAACCTACCAGGCCAACCGCCTGAAACTGCGCTACCGCACCGAAAACGGCAAACCGCAACTGCTGCACACGCTCAACGGCTCGGCTCTGGCCCTGCCCCGCATTGTGGCGGCCCTGCTCGAAAACAACCAGCAGGAAGATGGTATTCATCTGCCGGAAGTGTTGCACTCTTACTGCGGGTTCAGCAAAATCGGTTAG
- the rho gene encoding transcription termination factor Rho, translating to MYTIEELKDRLLSDLKEIAEELNVGNFKKLSKQDLIYKILDQQAVLPADKLPLKVKPAAKARLEPAFSDVAAPTTAADVAVAPAPRPVAVRSRAAKAPAAKTATVAAEPSAPIAEPLVAPAPVEAPALIAAPATEVAAEPAVAAERPVKPYQRPERRTRENTGRGSRIAGAAEESAAAMPSQAAELTAVASPAQVVADVVETAVPAETVATETAPAPRIFRPERQESLPRPLRDQPREREGRDGRDLRNGSSDVARPTDIPRELRPDQQPRTDRPERDPNRPLRDQTRTDRPERDGLRPERDSNRPDREQRREDRYAAREQQRQQRQEGGQQQQPQQRPRNDFDIVIEGEGTLEMMPDGGYGFLRSPFYNYLSSPDDIYVAPQQVKQFSLKAGDTVKCTIRPPREGEKYFALVGVETINGRAVEEARDRVPFSSLTPLFAEERLKLSTKSSQYSTRILDLFAPIGKGQRGLIVAQPKTGKTVLLQEIANAISENHPEVYLMILLIDERPEEVTDMARSVKAEVLSSTFDETADRHVKIASIALDKAKRLVECGHDVVILLDSITRLARAYNTVQPASGKILSGGVDANALHKPKRFFGAARNVENGGSLTIIATALIETGSKMDEVIFEEFKGTGNMELQLDRKLANKRIFPAIDVPASGTRREDLLMSKEELSRIWVLRKFMADMTPAEAMEFLKDRMKGTRDNSEFLLAMNG from the coding sequence ATGTACACTATCGAAGAGTTAAAAGACCGTTTGCTTTCTGATCTGAAAGAAATTGCGGAAGAACTCAACGTTGGCAACTTCAAGAAATTAAGCAAGCAGGATCTGATTTATAAGATTCTCGATCAGCAGGCCGTATTGCCTGCCGACAAGCTTCCCCTTAAAGTAAAACCAGCTGCCAAAGCGCGTCTGGAGCCGGCTTTTTCTGACGTAGCCGCCCCAACAACAGCTGCCGATGTTGCGGTTGCGCCGGCCCCACGGCCCGTTGCGGTCCGCTCGCGCGCTGCCAAAGCGCCGGCCGCCAAAACTGCTACTGTAGCCGCTGAGCCATCTGCACCTATTGCCGAGCCCTTGGTAGCACCCGCTCCGGTAGAGGCACCCGCACTCATTGCTGCTCCTGCTACGGAGGTAGCCGCTGAGCCTGCAGTTGCTGCCGAGCGCCCGGTAAAGCCATATCAACGGCCTGAGCGCCGGACCCGGGAGAATACGGGCCGTGGCAGCCGCATTGCCGGCGCTGCCGAAGAATCGGCCGCAGCTATGCCTTCCCAGGCTGCTGAGCTGACTGCTGTGGCATCACCAGCCCAAGTAGTTGCTGATGTAGTAGAAACAGCAGTTCCTGCTGAAACTGTTGCCACCGAAACGGCTCCCGCTCCCCGCATTTTCCGCCCCGAGCGCCAGGAATCATTGCCACGGCCGCTACGTGACCAGCCCCGTGAGCGGGAAGGCCGCGACGGACGGGACCTGCGCAACGGTAGCAGCGACGTGGCTCGCCCGACGGATATTCCGCGCGAGTTACGCCCCGACCAGCAGCCTCGTACAGACCGCCCAGAGCGGGACCCAAACCGCCCGTTGCGAGACCAGACCCGCACAGACCGTCCGGAGCGGGATGGCCTTCGCCCAGAGCGTGACAGCAACCGCCCTGACCGGGAGCAGCGCCGTGAGGACCGCTACGCCGCTCGGGAGCAGCAGCGGCAGCAGCGCCAGGAAGGCGGCCAGCAACAACAGCCTCAGCAGCGTCCCCGCAACGATTTTGATATCGTGATAGAGGGCGAGGGCACGCTGGAAATGATGCCCGATGGTGGCTACGGTTTCCTGCGCAGCCCGTTCTACAACTACCTTTCCTCGCCCGACGACATTTATGTGGCGCCGCAGCAGGTGAAGCAGTTCTCGCTGAAAGCCGGCGACACGGTGAAATGCACTATTCGTCCACCGCGTGAAGGGGAGAAGTATTTTGCACTGGTTGGCGTAGAGACCATCAACGGACGGGCCGTGGAAGAAGCACGTGACCGGGTGCCTTTCAGCAGCCTCACGCCGCTTTTCGCGGAAGAGCGCCTGAAGCTTTCCACCAAATCAAGCCAGTACAGCACCCGCATCCTAGACCTGTTTGCCCCTATCGGCAAAGGCCAGCGGGGCCTGATTGTGGCGCAGCCCAAAACCGGTAAGACGGTGCTGCTGCAGGAAATTGCCAACGCCATCAGCGAAAACCACCCCGAGGTGTACCTGATGATTCTGCTGATTGATGAACGCCCGGAAGAAGTAACGGATATGGCCCGCTCGGTGAAAGCCGAAGTGCTCAGTTCCACCTTCGACGAAACCGCTGACCGCCACGTGAAAATTGCCAGCATTGCGCTAGATAAGGCCAAGCGCCTCGTAGAGTGTGGCCACGATGTCGTGATTCTGCTCGACTCGATTACGCGCCTGGCGCGGGCTTACAATACGGTGCAGCCCGCTTCCGGCAAGATTCTCTCGGGTGGTGTAGATGCCAATGCACTGCACAAGCCCAAGCGTTTCTTTGGGGCGGCCCGCAACGTGGAAAACGGTGGCTCGCTCACCATCATTGCCACCGCCCTCATCGAAACCGGCTCCAAGATGGACGAGGTAATCTTTGAGGAATTCAAAGGTACTGGCAACATGGAACTGCAGCTGGACCGCAAACTGGCCAACAAGCGCATTTTCCCCGCCATCGATGTGCCGGCTTCCGGTACGCGCCGCGAAGACTTGCTTATGAGCAAGGAAGAGCTGAGCCGTATCTGGGTGCTGCGCAAATTCATGGCCGACATGACGCCCGCTGAAGCCATGGAGTTCCTCAAAGACCGCATGAAAGGTACCCGTGACAACAGCGAATTTCTGCTGGCTATGAACGGGTAA
- a CDS encoding DsbA family protein, with protein sequence MPQHQPADRPELLYLFDPLCGWCYGMSPVIQRVQQEFAGQLDVSVLCGGMVLGEQVGPIRHDWQYISGALQQVERVTGVEFGAAFRALGEEGSYVQDSEPPSWAINVFRQLNQSQTARFAHDIQVAYFRDGADLNEPKTYLPLATAYGVDGADFLRRLTLPETALATRQEFAAVAKIGLQGFPTAILRVGSQGYVLARGYQPYETFAEGLRQALEQAE encoded by the coding sequence ATGCCCCAACACCAGCCTGCCGACCGTCCCGAACTGCTTTACCTGTTTGATCCGCTCTGCGGCTGGTGCTATGGCATGAGCCCGGTGATACAGCGGGTGCAGCAGGAGTTTGCGGGGCAGCTTGATGTGTCGGTGCTGTGCGGCGGCATGGTGCTAGGCGAGCAGGTAGGCCCTATCCGCCACGACTGGCAGTATATCAGCGGTGCGCTGCAGCAGGTGGAGCGTGTTACCGGTGTAGAGTTCGGGGCTGCGTTTCGGGCGCTGGGCGAGGAGGGAAGCTACGTGCAGGACTCGGAGCCGCCCAGCTGGGCTATCAACGTGTTTCGCCAGCTCAACCAAAGCCAGACGGCCCGCTTCGCACACGACATCCAGGTAGCCTATTTCCGCGACGGGGCCGACCTGAACGAACCGAAAACCTACCTGCCACTAGCTACGGCGTACGGTGTTGATGGGGCCGACTTTCTGCGTCGCCTCACGTTGCCGGAAACCGCCCTGGCTACACGCCAAGAGTTTGCTGCAGTAGCAAAAATTGGGTTGCAGGGGTTTCCTACCGCCATTCTGCGGGTTGGGAGCCAAGGGTATGTACTGGCGCGGGGCTATCAGCCGTACGAAACGTTTGCCGAAGGGCTTCGCCAGGCGCTAGAGCAGGCAGAGTAA
- a CDS encoding UbiA family prenyltransferase: MLLPNYRKALPLLRIPFSVYLMPIFWFGLSALREPISGWRAGGAFVVLHLLAYPASNGYNSYYDRDEGSIGGLQHPPKVSVELLHLVYLFDGLAVLGGVLLNPWFGLLVAVYLLVSKAYSYEGIRLKKYPLLSTLVVVVFQGAFTFLMTQVGVGASWDAIAEPTNLLLALVSSLFLCGSYPLTQVYQHQEDARRGDRTLSLLLGIRGTFVFAAIGLLTGAAMLAYALWLRQEIRHLLIFLVATGPVVFLFSRWAWAVWRNPSAADFEHTMRMNQVSSVCLSVAFILMLLW; the protein is encoded by the coding sequence TTGCTACTACCTAACTACCGCAAAGCCCTCCCGCTGCTGCGCATTCCGTTTTCTGTGTACCTAATGCCCATTTTCTGGTTTGGGCTGAGTGCCCTGCGGGAGCCGATTAGTGGGTGGCGGGCCGGAGGCGCGTTTGTGGTGCTGCACCTGCTGGCTTACCCGGCTTCTAACGGCTATAACTCCTACTATGACCGGGACGAAGGCAGCATTGGTGGTCTGCAACACCCGCCCAAAGTATCGGTGGAGCTGCTGCATCTGGTGTATCTGTTCGATGGGCTGGCCGTGCTGGGCGGCGTGCTCCTGAACCCGTGGTTTGGCCTGCTGGTCGCCGTCTATCTGCTGGTTTCGAAAGCCTACAGTTACGAAGGTATCCGGCTCAAGAAATACCCACTACTTAGCACGCTGGTGGTGGTAGTATTCCAGGGTGCCTTCACGTTCCTGATGACGCAGGTGGGCGTTGGGGCTTCCTGGGATGCCATTGCAGAACCTACCAACCTGCTGCTGGCCCTTGTGAGCAGCCTGTTTCTGTGCGGTTCCTACCCGCTTACACAAGTGTACCAGCACCAAGAGGATGCTCGCCGGGGCGACCGGACACTGAGTCTGTTGTTGGGTATCCGCGGTACGTTTGTGTTTGCAGCTATTGGCTTGCTCACGGGCGCGGCCATGCTGGCGTATGCGCTGTGGCTGCGCCAGGAAATCAGGCATCTGCTTATTTTTCTGGTGGCTACCGGGCCGGTCGTTTTTCTGTTTAGCCGCTGGGCCTGGGCGGTGTGGCGCAACCCATCTGCTGCCGATTTCGAGCATACCATGCGCATGAACCAAGTATCATCAGTGTGCCTGAGCGTGGCTTTTATTCTGATGCTACTCTGGTAA
- a CDS encoding class I SAM-dependent methyltransferase → MKLRLQLFEFEDLPWFPAVVRAGMMDYLRFMISALGTYQPIVPLLREALLKTGRATHLLELCAGAGGGTEGVLRSLRENGLPDAQVTLTDLYPQPVAWQLLSARTPGLSFEPASVDALAVPPELGGFRTVFSAFHHFAPPHAEALLADAVRQQAGIGVFEGAGKSWLEILLAWTVLPVAQLLITPFIRPFRLSRLLFTYVVPLIPLFTIWDGTVSILRMYPPEQLLALARRADPEGRFEWQAGKVRHTWGPQVTYLIGVPASN, encoded by the coding sequence GTGAAACTACGCCTCCAACTGTTCGAGTTTGAAGACCTACCTTGGTTCCCGGCTGTTGTGCGGGCCGGCATGATGGACTACCTGCGCTTCATGATTTCAGCGCTGGGCACCTACCAGCCTATTGTGCCACTGCTGCGCGAGGCCCTGTTGAAAACCGGCCGCGCGACTCACCTGCTGGAGCTATGCGCTGGCGCGGGTGGCGGCACCGAAGGCGTGTTGCGTAGTCTGCGCGAAAACGGTCTTCCAGATGCCCAAGTCACGCTCACTGATCTGTATCCCCAGCCGGTAGCCTGGCAGCTGCTATCGGCCCGCACTCCGGGCCTTTCTTTCGAGCCTGCAAGTGTAGACGCATTGGCTGTACCGCCCGAACTGGGTGGTTTTCGCACGGTATTTTCGGCTTTTCACCACTTCGCGCCACCGCACGCGGAGGCGCTACTGGCGGATGCCGTGCGGCAGCAGGCCGGAATTGGGGTATTTGAAGGCGCCGGGAAATCGTGGCTGGAAATTCTCCTGGCCTGGACCGTGCTGCCCGTCGCACAGTTGCTTATCACTCCCTTTATCCGGCCTTTTCGGCTCAGCCGACTGCTGTTTACCTATGTAGTGCCGCTCATTCCGCTGTTTACTATCTGGGACGGGACGGTTTCTATACTGCGCATGTATCCGCCGGAGCAACTATTGGCCCTGGCGCGCCGCGCCGATCCGGAAGGCCGTTTCGAGTGGCAGGCGGGCAAAGTCCGCCACACCTGGGGCCCGCAGGTAACCTACCTGATTGGGGTGCCAGCGAGTAATTAG
- a CDS encoding winged helix-turn-helix domain-containing protein, protein MKHVIHTLNKAFDHRVRLGVMAVLMANDAVSFNELKEALDLTDGNLASHVAALEKAGYVQVSKQFVGKKPNTTYTASTEGKGAFQDHLAALEKLLRGGS, encoded by the coding sequence TTGAAACACGTCATTCACACGCTCAATAAAGCTTTTGACCACCGCGTGCGGCTGGGCGTGATGGCCGTGCTAATGGCAAATGATGCTGTAAGCTTCAATGAACTTAAAGAAGCCCTCGACCTCACCGACGGCAACCTCGCCAGCCACGTAGCCGCACTAGAAAAAGCAGGCTATGTGCAGGTCAGCAAGCAGTTTGTCGGCAAGAAACCCAATACGACTTACACTGCCTCTACGGAAGGCAAAGGCGCTTTTCAGGATCATTTGGCAGCTTTGGAAAAGCTTCTACGTGGGGGGAGCTAA